A window from Gorilla gorilla gorilla isolate KB3781 chromosome 21, NHGRI_mGorGor1-v2.1_pri, whole genome shotgun sequence encodes these proteins:
- the LOC101141762 gene encoding transcription initiation factor TFIID subunit 9, producing the protein MESGKMASPKSMPKDAQMMAQILKDMGITEYEPRVINQMLEFAFRYVTTILDDAKIYSSHAKKATVDADDVRLAIQCRADQSFTSPPPRDFLLDIARQRNQTPLPLIKPYSGPRLPPDRYCLTAPNYRLKSLQKKASTSAGRITVPRLSVGSVTSRPSTPTLGTPTPQTMSVSTKVGTPMSLTGQRFTVQMPTSQSPAVKASIPATSAVQNVLINPSLIGSKNILITTNMVSSQNTANESSNALKRKREDDDDDDDDDDDYDNL; encoded by the coding sequence ATGGAGTCTGGCAAGATGGCTTCTCCCAAGAGCATGCCGAAAGATGCACAGATGATGGCACAAATCCTGAAGGATATGGGGATTACAGAATATGAGCCAAGAGTTATAAATCAGATGTTGGAGTTTGCCTTCCGATATGTGACCACAATTCTAGATGATGCAAAAATTTATTCAAGCCATGCTAAGAAAGCTACTGTTGATGCAGATGATGTGCGATTGGCAATCCAGTGCCGCGCTGATCAGTCTTTTACCTCTCCTCCCCCAAGAGATTTTTTATTAGATATTGCAAGGCAAAGAAATCAAACCCCTTTGCCATTGATCAAGCCATATTCAGGTCCTAGGTTGCCACCTGATAGATACTGCTTAACAGCTCCAAACTATAGACTGAAATCTTTACAGAAAAAGGCATCAACTTCTGCGGGAAGAATAACAGTCCCGCGGTTAAGTGTTGGTTCAGTTACTAGCAGACCAAGTACTCCCACACTAGGCACACCAACCCCACAGACCATGTCTGTTTCAACTAAAGTAGGGACTCCCATGTCCCTCACAGGTCAAAGGTTTACAGTACAGATGCCTACTTCTCAGTCTCCAGCTGTAAAAGCTTCAATTCCTGCAACCTCAGCAGTTCAGAATGTTCTGATTAATCCATCATTAATCGGGTCCAAAAACATACTTATTACCACTAATATGGTGTCATCACAAAATACTGCCAATGAATCATCAAATGCATTGAAAAGAAAacgtgaagatgatgatgatgacgatgatgatgatgatgactatgATAATTTGTAA